The proteins below come from a single Acidobacteriota bacterium genomic window:
- a CDS encoding Uma2 family endonuclease produces the protein MTESVVTLNIEDIITEDDTPVDNLPSEKQQRLLTEPLYSSWQRPGGGPFLAAANVGIFNSVHLPPIVPDMFLSLDVQVADDWWQKEHRSYFTWEFGKSPEVVIEIVSNRVGEEAGLKFTRYATIGVVFYAIFDPMKFLKGDVLAVYTLRSGRYEKMDSRELSPIGLKLDLWEGEFEGKQNSWLRWFDLERNVIPTGKERAEAERQRAEAERQRAETEHQRAETEHQRAEAERQRAETEHQRAETERQRAEAEHSEKEQALQLIEQERSEKEAALLRAEQLAARLRELGVDPDNL, from the coding sequence ATGACTGAATCAGTAGTTACACTCAACATTGAAGATATCATTACCGAGGATGACACGCCTGTGGATAATCTGCCTTCTGAAAAACAACAACGCCTGCTCACCGAGCCACTCTACAGTTCATGGCAGCGCCCAGGTGGTGGGCCTTTCCTGGCCGCCGCCAATGTTGGCATTTTTAATTCAGTTCACCTGCCTCCGATTGTTCCAGACATGTTTTTAAGCCTGGATGTCCAGGTGGCGGATGACTGGTGGCAAAAAGAACATCGGTCCTATTTCACCTGGGAATTCGGCAAATCCCCTGAGGTAGTGATTGAAATCGTCTCAAATCGAGTTGGCGAAGAAGCGGGCCTCAAGTTTACCCGATATGCCACCATCGGCGTCGTTTTCTATGCCATTTTTGATCCGATGAAATTTCTCAAGGGCGATGTTTTGGCCGTGTATACCCTCCGGAGTGGCCGCTACGAAAAGATGGACTCGCGTGAACTGTCACCGATTGGACTGAAACTGGATTTATGGGAGGGTGAGTTTGAAGGCAAGCAAAATTCGTGGCTGCGCTGGTTTGATTTGGAAAGGAATGTCATTCCGACAGGGAAAGAGCGAGCCGAAGCCGAACGTCAACGAGCCGAAGCCGAACGTCAACGAGCGGAAACCGAACATCAACGAGCCGAAACTGAACATCAACGGGCCGAGGCCGAACGTCAACGAGCGGAAACCGAACATCAACGAGCTGAAACCGAACGTCAACGAGCTGAAGCCGAACACTCTGAAAAAGAGCAGGCATTGCAACTCATTGAACAGGAACGAAGCGAAAAAGAAGCAGCGTTACTCCGGGCTGAGCAACTGGCCGCCCGGCTGCGCGAGCTTGGCGTAGACCCCGATAACCTTTGA
- a CDS encoding BamA/TamA family outer membrane protein has translation MHFLASIVLLWLCSGLYAQEPTPNPAPPNDIVDLSAVAAEDSSASQPHVRIIDVTKFPKKTPLLGRILLAPFRAIAPKANAGLTFLEENKGLNPLEAILRDPVIHPVFGNLGDGSGFGFGFYASTADKLSKKFSLFTQHRYTTKKYLESAGGMLFKPFPESRLGAQVSLTGTYRLRPEEDFWGIGPNSLKSERSTYNLEERQVGVTVSATVLKNLRAGVGLSYSSNSVFDGKDPRFATTQEVFGQRGLPGLAEGAALLGTSAFLEYEGRDEPSHPRTGAYGNFSVTNNDSVGRGDFGFVNYRLDVRGYVPLGTKRRTLAVRLLGDFNTEKGGSRIPFFRLARLGDQTTLRGYDTYRFHGKNAVLGTAEYRYQLVQGIEALGFVDVGQVFNRRSEFSAANLTATFGGGISFSSSRTTAFKILVAQSPEGARLFFTFGPTF, from the coding sequence ATGCATTTTTTGGCAAGTATTGTCTTGCTCTGGCTATGTTCCGGGTTGTACGCCCAGGAACCAACTCCAAATCCGGCGCCACCAAATGACATTGTGGACCTTTCCGCAGTTGCGGCTGAGGATTCGTCAGCCAGCCAGCCGCACGTGCGCATTATTGACGTCACCAAATTCCCGAAAAAAACCCCGCTGCTCGGGCGGATTCTGCTCGCCCCCTTTCGGGCCATCGCGCCAAAAGCCAATGCCGGGCTGACTTTTTTGGAGGAAAACAAAGGACTCAACCCGCTGGAGGCCATTTTGCGGGACCCGGTTATCCATCCGGTCTTTGGGAATCTGGGGGACGGCTCGGGATTCGGTTTTGGGTTCTATGCCTCGACCGCCGACAAGCTGTCAAAAAAATTCAGTTTGTTCACCCAACACCGCTACACCACCAAAAAGTACCTCGAATCCGCAGGTGGGATGCTGTTTAAACCGTTTCCGGAGTCGCGGTTGGGCGCGCAGGTGAGCCTCACGGGCACCTATCGGTTGCGCCCGGAGGAGGATTTCTGGGGCATTGGCCCCAATTCACTCAAGTCCGAGCGTTCAACCTATAATTTGGAGGAACGGCAGGTGGGGGTGACGGTTTCGGCCACCGTGCTGAAAAACCTCCGTGCCGGGGTGGGATTGAGCTATTCCAGCAATTCGGTGTTTGACGGCAAAGACCCACGCTTTGCCACCACCCAGGAGGTGTTTGGCCAGCGCGGCCTTCCCGGACTGGCGGAAGGAGCGGCCTTACTCGGAACCTCGGCGTTTTTGGAATATGAAGGGCGCGACGAACCATCCCATCCACGCACGGGCGCCTATGGCAACTTCAGCGTCACCAACAATGACAGCGTTGGACGGGGTGACTTCGGTTTCGTCAATTACCGGCTGGATGTGCGGGGGTATGTGCCGCTCGGGACCAAACGGCGGACGCTGGCGGTGCGCCTGCTGGGCGATTTCAACACTGAAAAAGGTGGTTCGCGGATTCCGTTTTTCCGGCTGGCCCGCCTGGGCGACCAAACCACCCTGCGTGGCTATGACACGTACCGGTTTCACGGCAAAAACGCTGTGCTGGGCACGGCTGAATACCGCTACCAGCTCGTCCAGGGGATTGAGGCGCTGGGGTTTGTTGATGTCGGCCAGGTCTTTAACCGGCGTTCGGAATTTTCCGCCGCCAACCTGACGGCGACTTTTGGCGGGGGCATTTCCTTTTCCTCGTCCCGCACGACGGCCTTCAAAATACTGGTGGCCCAAAGCCCCGAGGGCGCACGGCTGTTTTTCACTTTTGGCCCGACCTTTTAG
- a CDS encoding cyclic nucleotide-binding domain-containing protein, translated as MNDPQYDSLCPQLTPEDLDCLRQYGSELHFEIGERLFSEGDPGSDCFFVLLSGKVRVTKRVSGGELTLVTHEAGQFTGEIGIFTDDRAFATARAMTAVNALQIPIAGLKKLVSQCPSVASIIMPALIHRRPEVMAAFHQREKLAALGKLSAGLAHELNNPAAAIIRAASQLRGVLARLSAAVTGPDSPVSNPYTELRTRALSGPPLRLDPITQSDLEDALSAWLEAQEVAEPWNLAPTLVACGLSPADLKSLEKNAAGDCFPETVARLAADLTAARIIGDIEEAADRLLKVVKAVKSYSYMDQAAVQEANLNEGIDNTLTMFAHQFKRGVTVVRQFDPQLPLVMVAVGELNQVWTNLIDNALDALDGSGTLTVRTSTEGDSVLVEIIDDGPGIPPEIQSRMFEPFFTTKPMGDGSGLGLDIVWRIIRRHGGDIRCFSKPGETRFSVRLPLSSKLELHEA; from the coding sequence ATGAACGATCCTCAATACGATTCCCTTTGCCCGCAACTGACTCCCGAAGACCTGGACTGCCTGCGCCAGTACGGCTCAGAACTTCACTTTGAAATTGGCGAACGACTGTTTTCCGAAGGTGACCCCGGCTCCGATTGTTTTTTTGTGCTGCTTTCCGGCAAGGTCCGGGTCACCAAACGGGTGAGCGGTGGGGAACTGACTCTGGTCACCCACGAAGCCGGCCAGTTCACGGGTGAAATCGGCATTTTCACCGACGACCGGGCCTTTGCGACTGCCCGCGCCATGACGGCGGTCAACGCCTTGCAGATTCCCATCGCCGGGTTGAAAAAACTGGTGAGCCAATGTCCCTCGGTTGCCTCAATCATTATGCCGGCCTTGATTCACCGGCGTCCCGAGGTTATGGCGGCGTTTCATCAGCGCGAAAAACTGGCTGCGCTGGGCAAGCTCTCAGCCGGATTGGCCCATGAACTGAACAATCCGGCGGCGGCCATTATCCGGGCGGCCTCACAGTTGCGCGGGGTGCTGGCACGACTTTCCGCTGCGGTGACCGGCCCGGACTCGCCAGTCTCGAACCCCTATACCGAACTACGGACCAGGGCACTCTCAGGGCCACCGCTTCGGCTGGACCCGATTACCCAGAGCGACCTGGAAGACGCGCTTTCCGCCTGGCTGGAAGCGCAGGAGGTCGCGGAACCCTGGAATCTGGCACCAACTCTGGTCGCCTGCGGTTTGTCACCCGCCGACCTGAAATCCCTGGAAAAAAACGCCGCCGGGGATTGTTTTCCGGAAACGGTGGCCCGGCTGGCAGCCGACCTGACCGCCGCCCGCATCATTGGCGACATCGAGGAAGCCGCCGACCGCCTTTTAAAGGTCGTCAAGGCGGTGAAATCCTATTCCTATATGGACCAGGCAGCCGTCCAGGAAGCCAATCTGAACGAAGGAATTGACAACACGTTGACCATGTTTGCCCACCAGTTCAAGCGGGGCGTGACCGTGGTCCGTCAATTTGACCCGCAGCTTCCACTCGTGATGGTGGCCGTGGGCGAACTCAATCAGGTCTGGACCAATTTGATTGACAATGCCCTGGATGCGCTCGATGGAAGCGGCACCCTGACGGTCCGGACCAGCACCGAGGGCGACAGTGTGTTGGTTGAAATCATTGACGATGGGCCGGGCATCCCGCCGGAAATCCAATCACGCATGTTCGAGCCGTTTTTCACGACCAAACCGATGGGTGATGGGAGCGGATTGGGGCTTGATATTGTCTGGCGCATCATCCGGCGACACGGCGGCGATATTCGGTGTTTTTCAAAACCGGGGGAAACCCGCTTTTCGGTTCGCCTGCCGCTGTCGTCCAAACTTGAGCTACATGAAGCCTGA
- a CDS encoding FAD-dependent oxidoreductase: protein MKPILLIVDDDPQVLRVIYRDLWRRFGSEFRILRADSGATALEVLRKLKIRGESVALLLSDQRMPHMSGVEFLEAARQFYPDAKTALITAYADTDAAIRAINQVKLDYYFTKPWDPPEEHLYPALADLLEDWGDTFVAPFEGVRVIGHRWSPATHRLKEFLARNLVVYQWLDLDLSEEAQQLRASLGTETMLPLVIFPGGDVMSAPTPEHIAERIGLNRNAQNEFYDLVIIGGGPAGLAAGVYGASEGLRTVIVEKHAPGGQAGTSSRIENYLGFPAGLSGDDLARRAVAQARRFGVDILTPQTAVDIVATDPYRVVKLANRTELNCYAVLIATGVSYRKLDIPGSDHLEGAGIYYGAALTEAISCRDEDVYIVGGANSAGQAAMHFSRFARKVYMLVRADGLEQSMSHYLIEQIASTPNIEVQCCKQIVGVSGTEHLETLTIADIRTGTQETVPASSLFIFIGAHPHTQWLPETIRRDEHGFILTGLDLRREGRMPKGFNNREPFLFETSLPGVLAAGDVRANSVKRVASAVGQGSIAVQFVHQYLTMVR from the coding sequence ATGAAACCAATTTTACTGATAGTTGATGATGATCCGCAGGTATTGCGAGTCATCTACCGTGACCTGTGGCGACGGTTCGGAAGTGAATTCCGGATTTTGCGCGCGGATTCCGGCGCAACCGCGCTGGAGGTGCTGAGAAAGCTGAAAATCCGGGGTGAATCGGTCGCCCTTTTGCTTTCGGACCAGCGAATGCCGCACATGAGCGGAGTCGAATTTCTGGAGGCGGCCAGGCAGTTTTATCCGGATGCCAAAACGGCGCTGATAACCGCCTATGCCGACACCGACGCCGCTATTCGGGCCATCAACCAGGTCAAGCTTGATTATTACTTCACCAAGCCCTGGGATCCACCGGAGGAGCATCTCTATCCGGCACTGGCAGACCTGCTGGAAGATTGGGGCGATACCTTCGTCGCACCTTTTGAAGGAGTCCGGGTGATTGGACATCGCTGGTCTCCGGCCACCCACCGGTTAAAGGAATTCCTGGCCCGGAACCTGGTTGTGTACCAGTGGCTCGACCTTGATCTCAGTGAGGAGGCCCAGCAGTTGCGCGCCTCGCTGGGCACCGAAACCATGCTTCCACTGGTGATCTTTCCGGGCGGCGACGTGATGTCAGCCCCTACGCCGGAACACATCGCCGAGCGGATTGGCCTCAACCGCAACGCCCAAAACGAGTTTTATGACCTGGTCATCATCGGCGGCGGTCCCGCCGGATTGGCCGCTGGCGTCTATGGCGCGTCGGAAGGGTTGCGGACCGTGATTGTCGAAAAACACGCGCCGGGCGGACAGGCCGGCACCAGTTCCCGGATTGAAAACTACCTTGGGTTCCCAGCCGGTTTGAGCGGTGACGACCTGGCTCGCCGGGCGGTGGCGCAGGCCAGGCGGTTTGGGGTGGACATCCTGACGCCGCAAACGGCGGTTGATATTGTGGCAACCGACCCGTATCGGGTAGTCAAACTTGCCAACAGAACGGAACTCAACTGTTATGCGGTCCTCATCGCCACCGGGGTGTCCTACCGGAAGCTCGATATTCCCGGAAGCGACCATTTGGAAGGCGCGGGGATTTACTACGGCGCGGCTTTGACCGAGGCGATTTCTTGCCGTGACGAAGATGTCTACATTGTGGGCGGGGCCAACTCGGCGGGGCAGGCCGCCATGCACTTCTCCAGGTTTGCCCGCAAGGTATACATGCTGGTCCGGGCCGATGGGCTGGAACAGAGTATGTCCCACTATTTGATTGAACAGATTGCCAGCACACCCAACATCGAGGTCCAGTGCTGCAAACAGATTGTCGGGGTTTCCGGCACCGAGCACCTGGAAACGCTGACGATTGCCGACATCCGGACCGGCACCCAGGAAACGGTTCCAGCTTCTTCTCTGTTTATCTTCATTGGGGCGCATCCGCATACCCAATGGCTGCCTGAAACCATCCGGCGGGACGAACATGGATTCATTCTGACGGGGCTGGACCTGCGCCGGGAGGGCCGGATGCCCAAAGGGTTCAATAACCGGGAACCGTTTTTGTTTGAAACCAGCCTGCCGGGGGTGTTGGCCGCGGGTGACGTTCGAGCAAACTCGGTGAAACGGGTGGCTTCAGCCGTCGGGCAGGGCTCGATTGCCGTCCAGTTTGTCCATCAATATCTCACCATGGTTCGGTGA
- a CDS encoding MFS transporter translates to MPETRLWLPSSFHQQPPSREEKTVIEAAPCKSEGNVLQPIFDIRAGEWAKVLPMSLFFFSVIATFWALKPMKRGLFIDYYKQNPFDHFGWHLGGAQTEQLAKITNVAAAYALAVFVTWLVRNFSRQQIISIFCTLFGLGFLAFSVLLDQPSAPVIWTFYVFGDMFNTVMVMLFWAFLSDIVTTGEAKRLYGVIGLGGVAGGLFGAFFVATTVKTMGRDTILLACLVPMILISLIVWWVNRQVEIDHPSVIGVPAHPECSSFDEGIKLLLESKYLLSIAGMVILYELVSSIIDFQLSVTVEAMVPGSMEKTAYFSQVAVIQGMVSVVAQLVVTSYVMRKFGVGTALLILPMAIFLGSAGYLIFANLLFVTVLSVSDNSLSYSVNQSARELLYVPTSRCTKYKAKAIIDMSIQRFSKVLAVVVNLGASWYLSLENVRWLSLVCLAVVMAWFFLIRYTEHSFQHMTAETKPIFDRSPHSRTGRSRSSLLIPRNQRYEGE, encoded by the coding sequence ATGCCTGAGACTCGTCTGTGGTTGCCATCCTCGTTTCACCAGCAACCACCATCAAGAGAGGAGAAAACCGTGATCGAAGCTGCCCCGTGCAAGTCGGAAGGCAATGTTCTTCAGCCGATTTTTGACATTCGGGCGGGTGAGTGGGCAAAGGTCCTCCCGATGTCTTTGTTCTTTTTTTCGGTGATTGCCACGTTTTGGGCGCTGAAACCCATGAAACGCGGCCTCTTTATTGATTACTATAAACAAAATCCCTTTGACCATTTTGGCTGGCACCTCGGCGGGGCACAGACGGAGCAGTTGGCGAAAATCACGAACGTGGCGGCGGCTTATGCCCTGGCGGTGTTCGTTACCTGGCTGGTGCGGAATTTTTCCCGGCAACAAATCATCTCCATCTTTTGCACCTTGTTCGGGTTGGGATTTTTGGCGTTCTCCGTCCTGCTGGACCAGCCGAGTGCTCCTGTGATTTGGACGTTTTATGTGTTTGGGGATATGTTCAACACGGTCATGGTCATGCTCTTTTGGGCCTTTCTGAGCGATATTGTCACGACTGGGGAGGCAAAACGGCTCTACGGGGTGATTGGACTGGGAGGCGTTGCCGGAGGGTTGTTCGGCGCCTTCTTTGTCGCCACGACGGTGAAAACCATGGGCCGGGATACCATTTTGCTGGCCTGTCTGGTGCCCATGATTCTCATTTCCCTTATTGTCTGGTGGGTGAATCGACAGGTGGAGATTGATCACCCTTCCGTAATTGGCGTGCCGGCTCACCCTGAATGTTCATCGTTTGACGAGGGCATCAAACTGCTGCTGGAGTCAAAATATCTGCTCTCGATTGCCGGAATGGTCATTCTCTATGAACTGGTTTCCAGCATTATTGATTTTCAATTGAGTGTGACCGTGGAAGCCATGGTGCCTGGTTCGATGGAGAAAACAGCTTATTTCAGCCAGGTGGCGGTGATTCAGGGGATGGTTTCGGTTGTGGCCCAACTGGTTGTGACCAGTTATGTCATGCGGAAATTTGGAGTGGGCACGGCGCTTCTGATTCTGCCGATGGCCATTTTTCTTGGTTCGGCGGGGTATTTGATTTTTGCCAACCTGTTATTTGTCACCGTCCTCTCGGTTTCAGACAACTCCCTGAGTTATTCGGTGAACCAATCCGCCCGGGAACTCCTGTATGTTCCAACCAGCCGCTGTACAAAATACAAAGCCAAAGCCATCATTGACATGTCGATTCAACGATTTTCCAAAGTGCTGGCGGTGGTGGTGAACCTGGGAGCTTCCTGGTACCTGAGTCTGGAGAATGTGCGGTGGTTGTCGCTGGTCTGTCTGGCGGTGGTGATGGCGTGGTTTTTCCTGATTCGATACACGGAACACAGTTTCCAGCACATGACAGCCGAAACTAAGCCCATTTTTGATCGTTCACCCCATTCTCGGACTGGTAGAAGCAGAAGCAGCCTTCTGATTCCACGAAACCAGCGATATGAAGGTGAATAG
- a CDS encoding CbbQ/NirQ/NorQ/GpvN family protein produces the protein MQTETSIEKYQIAKEPFYLPVGNEIELFRAAYQSKLPVMLKGPTGCGKTRFVEHMAWRLSRPLVTVACHEDLSATDLVGRYLLEGDQTVWHDGPLTTAVRHGAICYLDEVVEARKDTLVLIHPLSDDRRILPIEKRGVILSAPDNFLLVISYNPGYQSVLKDLKQSTRQRFISIEFDYPPAKIEAEIVARESGVDQETAQDLVKIGEKVRNLKGHGLEEGVSTRLLVYAGQLIKQGISPVTACEVSIVNPITDDSQLQRSIREIVTTVL, from the coding sequence ATGCAGACAGAAACTTCAATCGAAAAATACCAGATTGCGAAAGAGCCGTTCTACCTTCCCGTTGGGAATGAAATCGAACTCTTTCGTGCGGCCTATCAGTCAAAACTTCCGGTGATGCTCAAGGGCCCAACCGGATGCGGGAAAACCCGGTTCGTCGAGCATATGGCGTGGCGATTGAGCCGTCCGCTGGTGACGGTTGCCTGCCATGAGGATTTATCGGCCACGGATCTGGTTGGCCGCTACCTGCTCGAAGGCGACCAGACCGTCTGGCACGATGGCCCACTCACGACAGCAGTCAGACACGGTGCGATTTGCTATCTGGACGAAGTCGTCGAAGCCCGCAAAGACACGCTGGTTCTGATCCACCCCTTGAGCGATGACCGACGCATCCTCCCCATCGAAAAACGCGGTGTAATTTTGAGCGCCCCGGATAATTTTCTGCTCGTGATATCCTACAACCCCGGCTATCAGAGTGTGTTAAAAGACCTCAAACAATCAACCCGCCAGCGGTTTATCAGCATTGAATTTGATTATCCGCCAGCCAAAATCGAAGCGGAAATTGTAGCCAGGGAAAGCGGTGTTGATCAGGAAACTGCCCAGGATCTGGTCAAAATCGGTGAAAAAGTGCGCAACCTGAAAGGTCACGGCCTGGAAGAAGGCGTCTCAACCCGACTGCTGGTCTATGCCGGGCAACTGATCAAACAAGGCATTTCTCCGGTCACCGCCTGTGAAGTCTCTATCGTCAACCCGATTACCGACGATAGCCAGCTCCAGCGCAGCATCCGGGAAATTGTGACGACGGTTCTGTAA
- a CDS encoding von Willebrand factor type A domain-containing protein translates to MAKKIVWCVIVVSVAGILFLIAKPNLLSRRRQTQSTTYPANAQYADIQAGFLDNTVTGPMPPMYVQEVSPQPEASNTEHYTDYGINQMVDTHQDQLSTFAIDVDTASYTIARRKLNEGQLPPPESVRVEEFINYFSYNYPQPETEHPFSLTLEAAHSPFNPKRHLMRVGIQGKTIPVAQRPEAHLTFLVDTSGSMQSDDKLGLVKQSLHILVQHLKLGDIVALTTYAGGVATVLTPTGIEHKDTILQAIDQLQAGGSTAMASGIDLAYRQAHASFKPKAINRIIICSDGDANVGNTSPDAILDTIAGYVQEGITVSAIGFGMGNYKDTMMERFANKGNGNYYYIDNRRQAERVFGEQLTSTLQVIAKDVKIQVEFNPNVVSRYRLIGYENRNVADQDFRNDQVDGGEIGAGHQVTALYELELTQHPTGRLASVHLRYKQPDGAVATEVSAEYQAERIMPDVRLASEDFRFAIAVAGFGEILRKSAEATSWSPETIAWLAQETSPVYNTERQEFLSLVTKAQEID, encoded by the coding sequence ATGGCGAAAAAAATCGTGTGGTGTGTCATTGTTGTATCAGTTGCGGGAATTCTTTTCCTGATTGCCAAACCCAACCTGCTTTCCAGACGCCGTCAAACCCAATCAACCACCTACCCGGCCAATGCCCAATATGCCGACATTCAGGCTGGCTTCCTGGACAACACCGTCACGGGACCAATGCCACCGATGTATGTCCAGGAAGTATCTCCTCAACCAGAAGCTTCAAATACTGAGCATTACACCGATTATGGTATCAACCAGATGGTGGATACCCACCAGGATCAGTTGTCAACGTTTGCCATTGATGTTGATACAGCGTCGTACACCATTGCCCGGCGTAAACTGAACGAAGGGCAGCTTCCTCCGCCGGAATCGGTTCGGGTCGAAGAGTTTATCAACTATTTTTCTTACAATTATCCACAACCCGAGACTGAGCATCCGTTCTCACTCACCCTCGAAGCGGCCCACTCTCCGTTCAACCCCAAACGACATTTGATGAGAGTTGGCATTCAGGGCAAAACCATTCCAGTTGCCCAACGGCCCGAAGCCCATCTGACATTTCTGGTTGATACCAGTGGTTCCATGCAGTCAGACGATAAGCTGGGGTTGGTGAAACAAAGCCTGCACATTCTGGTGCAACATCTGAAACTGGGCGATATCGTGGCGCTGACAACCTATGCCGGAGGAGTGGCAACGGTGCTGACGCCGACAGGTATCGAGCACAAAGACACCATTTTGCAGGCCATAGACCAGCTTCAGGCAGGTGGATCAACAGCCATGGCGTCCGGGATTGATCTGGCCTATCGGCAGGCCCACGCCAGTTTCAAACCCAAAGCGATCAACCGAATCATCATTTGTTCGGATGGTGACGCCAATGTCGGCAATACCAGCCCGGACGCAATCCTCGACACCATCGCCGGCTATGTGCAGGAAGGCATCACCGTGAGTGCGATTGGGTTTGGCATGGGGAACTATAAAGACACAATGATGGAACGCTTTGCCAACAAAGGAAATGGCAATTACTATTACATTGATAACCGGCGGCAGGCAGAGCGCGTATTTGGCGAACAACTCACCAGCACGCTTCAGGTCATTGCCAAAGATGTCAAAATCCAGGTCGAATTTAACCCCAATGTCGTCTCCCGCTACCGGTTGATTGGATATGAAAACCGGAATGTCGCCGACCAGGATTTTCGAAATGACCAGGTTGACGGTGGTGAAATCGGAGCCGGTCATCAGGTAACAGCCCTGTATGAACTCGAACTCACACAGCACCCAACCGGGCGGCTGGCCAGCGTTCATCTCCGGTACAAACAACCGGATGGTGCAGTTGCAACTGAGGTGTCAGCCGAGTATCAAGCCGAACGGATAATGCCTGATGTCCGTCTGGCCTCTGAAGATTTTCGGTTTGCCATCGCGGTGGCCGGGTTTGGCGAAATCCTTCGCAAAAGCGCCGAAGCCACATCCTGGTCGCCTGAAACAATCGCCTGGCTCGCTCAGGAAACAAGCCCGGTTTACAACACTGAACGGCAGGAATTTCTCTCGCTGGTGACCAAAGCTCAGGAAATTGACTGA